The DNA segment GAGTTTAGTTTTGGCGATTCCTCCGTCGCACACGGCTACGACAGCAGGCTGGTACCGATTCTCTTCGTGCCCTGGGCGGATCGCCTGATCGAGGAAAACCAACCGTGGGCAGGCCGAAGCGTTCTGGACCTGGCCACAGGAACCGGTGTGGTGGCGCAACGACTTTCGGAACATGTAGGTCCCGACGGCGAAGTGTTCGGGGTGGACATCAACGGCGAGATGCTTTCCTTAGCTCAGAAACGATGCGCCGGTTCAACACCGGCTGTTGAGTTTATTGAATGTTCCGCCCATCCTTTGGAACTCACCAGCGACTCGCTTGACTTCGTCGTCTGTCAACAGGGGTTCCAGTTTTTTCCGGACCGAGGCGCCGCCGTTGGGGAAATCTACAGGGTCCTGCGTGGGGGGGGAGAAGTCGTCGCTACAACCTGGCGCCCGGTGGCGGAGTGTCAGTTTTTCGGAGCCATTTGCAGAGCGCTGGAGGACATCAGGGAGCCTGCGATAGCCGACATGATGCGTATACCCTTTGATGTCATGCCGGGATCGGAACTGCCCCCTCACTTCGAGTCGGCTGGATTCGTAAATGTGCAGCTTGACCGACAAGAGATGGATTTGGTTCTCGACGGCGGAATTGCCCAGGCGATAAAAGTATCTTACTCCACACCGATTGGACCGAAACTCAAGGAACTGCCCGATGAACGACAGAACCAATTCCGAGAGACGTTTACCGGTCTTCTAAATGAGCTGAGTCCGGATGGAATTACAATGGGGCGTATGGTGTCCAATGTGGTTACGGCTGAGAAGCCGACACAACGTTCCTAAGTGACGGCGTCTGTAACCAAACATCCCGGAGGAAGTATGAGAGTGAATGATGAACCAGTTGTGGTAGAACAGACGTTTAACGCGACCGTTGACACCGTGTGGAAAGCAATTACCGAGATCGACCTGATGCGGCAGTGGTACTTTGAGAATATCCCGGTCTTCAAAGCCGAAGTGGGTTTTGAAACTCAATTCAATGTCACGAGTGAAGGCAGAGATTTCCTGCATATTTGGAGAGTTACTGAAGTGGTGCCGTTGAAAAAGATAGCATACACTTGGAAGTACGATAATTACCAGGGAGATGCCTTCGTTGAATTCGAGTTGTTCGAACAGGAGAACTCTACTAAGCTAAGGCTGACAGTCAATGTGCTGGAGAGCTTTTCTGAGGATGTTCCTGAATTCACAAGAGAGAGCTGCATCGGCGGTTGGGAGTATTTTATTGGTCAACGCCTGAAGGAGTACCTGGAGCCGTCCAAGTGAATGGCGTGTGTCAAGATGTTCTGCATCTGAAATTCAATCATTCCCTAAGCCGGACATAAAGTTGTTCAAGTTCCGCGTTTGACTATCATGCCATCGTTGATGGTAACCTCTGCCATGTAACCCACCCATTCAGGCCGGGACGTCATCCGTCGATCTCAAGGATGAGTTTGCCATAAGCCAACGTGACACTCTTGCCGGTCATCTATCCACGTTCTATGAAAGTGTACAGCGATCAAAGGTTTTGGTTACGACCGAATTGACATTGCGTTGACGAGACTGTATACTTTGTCCAAGTAATACCAAAAGAACAGCCCTAAAACTGTGTTTCCCAGAGGAGGAGTAGCCATGGGATCGAATCGCAGAATCGCTTTGAGGGTGATCTTCACCTTTTGCGTCATCAGCATCGGGTATGGAACGGTACGTGGTGTCCATCAAAGCTCTGGTGCGCACGCGAAGCTGGACCAGAGCATACAAATCAGTAGTCCGGCGACGCTGGATACAGACAGGATGACTCTCACCGGGTATCCCGAGTTGCAGAAGAACGTCCAGCTGCAGCGTGGGACACCGAACTTGTTCCGACTGAGCGCTGAAACATTTGATATACTACCCGGTGGACACCTTAAGGTGGTTGGTTCTCGTCCACTTTTGATCCAAGCGAACTCCATCAGTATTGGTGGCATCCTTGATGCTTCGGGTCAAGCTGGCGCCCCCGGACTTGAGGGACAAGGATCTAGAGCAGGCGGCAACGGTGGAAATGGGATTAGTGGAGGCGCCGACGGTGGTGATGGGGGAGTCGACGGCCAAGGCGGAACGGGCGGTGACGGTTCTACAGACCCTTGCGGGGGAGGTGGCAGCGGTTCCTCCGGGGCCAAGCCGCCGGGAGCCACCGGAGTCGGCGGTGGCGGTGGCGGTGGCGGGGGTGGCGCTGGTGTCCTTGCGGACGGTGGAGACGGAGCCGGCGGAGACCTGAATGGAACAGGCGGCGGCGGCGGCGGTGGCGGCGGGTGGCTAAATAGTGGTAATTCCGGCGTCGCTTCTACCGGTGGTACAGGGGGAACGTATATCTGTCCCTGGGTCGTGGGTTCAGGTGGGGCTGGCGGAAACGGTGGATCCCCGATGGGAGGCTCCGGAAATCCCGGACATAACTTCCTCGTGGCTGGTGGAGGCGGCGGCGGTGGGGGTGGCGCCGGCGGATGCGGGAATACGGATGGTGGCAATGGCGGAAGTGGCGGTTCAGGCTGGCCGTATGGATACGCAAGCGGCGGTGGTGGCGGCGGCGGAGGTGGCTATAAGAATAGTTGTTCTAAGGCGTCGACTCCATTCGGGAATGGATTTGCCGGTAACGGTGGCAACGGCACCGGTGCGGGATTTCAAGATGGAAAAGTGAGCGGGAGTAGCGGCGGCGGCGGTGGCGGCGGAAGCGACGCTGGTGTCGGCGGCGGTGGTGGTGGTGGCGGCGGTGTTGTCTTCTTGGTCGCACCAAACGAGATATCGATCGAAGGTCAGGGAATGATCCTGGCCAATGGTGGCGAGGGCGGACAAGGAATCGAGAACGCTGGATCAGGTGGGTCCGGCGGCGGCGGTCTGATTTGCCTTGTCGGTGGCGTGACCAGTAATGTCAGGCCAGGTGTAAACGTCCAGTGTGAATCGCCTTGTTTGGAAGACTATGCCCAGGGGCAAGTAGTAGTCGGGACATTTGGTGAATTGGCTCTGCCGCGAGATTGTGATGGCTGCAATTCAGGTGTGCCGCTGGTACCCTCACTCTCTGTCTGGAGCTTCGTTACCCTGATTCTCGTGTTGTCCATCCTGGCTATTATGTTCATGAGGAGGCGTTGCGTGATCGGTTAGTCCGGCCAACCCGACGACCGTCAGGCGAGTCGCCTGACAGCACCAACACTGCGACGCAGGTCACCTGACGGCTTCTGGAGTTTGTCAACCCGCCCCGCCCCGGCGGGGCACGTTGAAGAAGTCCCGCTTGGCGTCATTGCGAGCGATCCCCGTCGCAGGCGGGGCGGAGAAGCGCGGCAATCTCATACCGTGTGCCGCCCAACGAATTGAGATTGCCACGGTACGTCCGCCGCGGCGGACACCTCGCAATGACGAGTCCGTGGGTTTATCAACAAGCCCGGCGGGGTTGGGCCACCCAGTTCCGGTGATTGTGTTTAGACCCTCAGAAAAGGACTTATAATGGCCGAAAAAGATGCTTCAGCGGACGTGGGAGCGGTGCATCGCCACGCTAGTTCGTTCACCATCAGTAGAGCGATTCGGAGATGAAGGGCGTTGTTGTCTATTTCAATGATGAAGAAGAGTACGGGTTCATACGCTCGAAGGACCTTGACAGGGATGCTCATGTCCATATCAACTCGATACGAGGCAAGTTGCCTCTTTCCGTCGGGCAGAGTGTTGAATTCGAGGTTGAATGGAAGGACAAAGGACCATCTGCCTACAATGTGGTTCCCGGAAGGCATCAGATATCTCCCGTCTTGCTGTACGCCGGCATTGCATCACTGACCATCCTGATCGCTACGGTAGGGCTGACTTTCCGCGGTTGGAGCGAACTACTTGCGTACTTGCTGTCGATCAATGTTGTCACATTCATACTGTACGGTTATGACAAATATATCGCCGGTAGGGCCGGTCTCAGAGTTCCGGAGATCGTTCTGTATTTACTCGCATTCCTTGGAGGTAGCCCAGCAGTACTTGCCGGGCAGAGGATATTTCGACACAAAACTATTAAGCGATCTTTTCAGTTTGTTTACTGGACTATAGTCGTACTCCAGGTAGCTGTTCTCATCTATAGTTTAACAAGAGGAGTCTCGAACCAATAGATACACTGATCACGAGGTGCGCGGCTCACGGACTGTTTGGGATGATTGCCGGGTGCGCCAGAACTCGCCCCGGGATAGTAGACATTCTGATAGCGTCCTGAAGATTCTCTTCTCTACTCCTTCCCGTAGATGTGCTTGCCGATGCGTCGGACGCGGTCCATGTCCTCGTCGTTAAGGGGCCCTGCGTTTAGCACCTTGAGGTTGTCCTCCATCTGCGCTGCGGTGGAGGGGCCGGTGACACAGACGTTCACGTCGGGATGGGAGAGAACGAAGCGGTAGCAGTCGGCAGCGGTCAACGGGTGATGGCCGGCCGGCATGAGTTTGGGTTTGAGCAGCTTGCGCCAGCAGGTGGCGGTGAAGATCACGATCCCCGGACGGTCTTCCCGTGGCAGGTGTGGAAAGACATCATGCTCGGCCCCTGTGTGCACGGCGTTATAGCGAACGTGAAAAAAGTCCGCCGGTGCCTTCGCCTCTCCGCTGGCGACCCTGCCGAAGAGAGGCCGCTTGTGGCTGGACATGCCCACGAAGCGTACTTTGCCGTTGTCTCTGAGTCGGTCTACTCGGTCGGTGAGCCTTTGGCTCAGGGGCGGTCGCAGGTCTTGTAACAGTAGATCAACCCAGTCGAGTTTGAGCTTCTTCAACCAGCGCTCGACGAAGCTCTCCAGACGGAGCCCCCCGAAACCGCCGAGATACGGCCGAGCCAGCACGATACACAGCTCATCACGATGGCTGGCGGACAGGTTGCGGGTGGCCTCCACCATGTTGCTCAGGTTGAGCATGGGGGAAACGTAGAAGTAGTTGACGCCGTACTCGTGAAACGCCTTCTCGATGGCGGCGGCGGGTACGCCATAGCCTGAGGCTAACCCGATCCGGCTGACCATCAGTCCTGTCCTGCCTAAGGGAACTCGCTGTTTGAAGTCCATTGGCGTCCTTTCGTTCGTCATGTCGGGTGCCTCAGGGCTTGTCCTGGGTTTGGATGAATACCTGAGTTGAACAAATATGTACTCATATCCCACTCCTGTCTATCGAAATATTATCAATTGTGATTTTTCACGGAGATTATCCGCATGAGGATTGTTGACAAGGTCTCTATGTTGGATTGAGGTGGGTCTTGCATACTCTAGCCAGCGGATTCGTGAGACGCGCCACCCATGTCCGACTACAGGCGCTGTCAAGCGACTCGCCTGACGGCTTTTTAGTAGCAATGCAGGTGTCGGGCGAGGTGGCCCAACACCACCTGTATCGCGTGTTGGGTCACAACCCCCGCATTCTGCGGGGCCCAAGACCCGACACAACTTAAGAACGACGACAGGTGGAGCTTCTTCAACATTCCCCAACTGAACGGGCCACCGGTGAAACTACAAAAAGGAAATTGCCGTAGTACCAACTATTGATTAGATTTCAACACTTTTTGACCAGGTTGTCTGAAGATGTACACTCGATAGGTTGTGGATGCCAATTGTCACTGAATCTCCGGAGTTCCAATGAAAGTTCGTTCACTCACTCGCCTGCTTGTCACAGTCATGTTTGTCGTGGTAGCTGTTTCTTCCGCTGGGGCCCAGGACAAACAAACTACATCACAAAAAAAGCGAAAAGAAATGACCGCCGTTCGTGTGCCGAACGGGTCGATTGATATTGACGGTCGTTTGGATGATGCTGCCTGGAAGCAGGCCAAGTTTGTTGCCGATTTTTTGCAGGTGCTTCCCGTTGAGTATGGTGAGCCGTCCAACGCTACCGAAGTGGCTATCGTTTATGATGACGAGGCAGTGTACATCGGAGCCAGGATGTATGTTGACGATCCTGAGAATCTCAGAAAGGACCTCTCGCGCCGAGATGATCGCGGGTTGGGGGAACAGATAATCATCACACTCGATACATACCTTGACCGGCGGACATCATACGGCTTTGGCGTGACAACCGCCGGAGTGCGGTTTGATCGGTACAGTTCGGACGATACTCAGCACTCGGATTTTTCGTGGGACGCGGTCTGGGAGGTGCGGACATCGGTTGACGACAAAAGCTGGCTTGCCGAATTCAGGATACCAATATCGCAATTGCGGTTTAACAATACCGATGTGCAGACATGGGGGATCAATATCAACCGCTGGATTCCATATACTACGGAGGATGTTTTCTGGGTGCCGGTTCTGCCCAGTGAGACTGGGTGGGCTTCTCGTTTTGGTAATCTGGTTGGAATCGAGGGTATAAAACCTTCCCGTCGGTTGGAACTCATGCCGTATGCGGCTTCCGATGGACAATTCACGAACAACTATTCTCCCGGTGATCCGTATGACGACGGCTCGGTATTTAAGGGTCGACTCGGTGGTGATCTCAAAATGGGTCTGGGTCCGAACCTCACTCTTGACGCTACTTTTAATCCCGATTTTGGGCAGGTTGAAGCTGACCCGGCAGTGGTGAATCTTTCGGCGTATGAGACCTTCTTTGCAGAAAAAAGGCCGTTCTTTACCGAAGGAAGCGATCTGTTTTCTGCAATCGGTCCGAACTGGTTTTATTCCCGAAGGATAGGCGCCCGCCCGCACGGAGAAGCGGATGGCGATTTTGTGAAGTATCCCAGTAATACGACCATTCTGGGTGCGGCCAAAGTGACCGGGCGGCTTAAGTCCGGAACTTCTATTGGCGGTTTGATTGCTGTGACGGATGCAGAAGAAGCGGAAGTGCACAATTTGTATAGTGAAGATACCACTTATAATGTGGATTCGACAATTGCAGGTATCGACACCAGCTTT comes from the Candidatus Zixiibacteriota bacterium genome and includes:
- a CDS encoding cold shock and DUF1294 domain-containing protein encodes the protein MKGVVVYFNDEEEYGFIRSKDLDRDAHVHINSIRGKLPLSVGQSVEFEVEWKDKGPSAYNVVPGRHQISPVLLYAGIASLTILIATVGLTFRGWSELLAYLLSINVVTFILYGYDKYIAGRAGLRVPEIVLYLLAFLGGSPAVLAGQRIFRHKTIKRSFQFVYWTIVVLQVAVLIYSLTRGVSNQ
- a CDS encoding class I SAM-dependent methyltransferase; translated protein: MNEAKEFSFGDSSVAHGYDSRLVPILFVPWADRLIEENQPWAGRSVLDLATGTGVVAQRLSEHVGPDGEVFGVDINGEMLSLAQKRCAGSTPAVEFIECSAHPLELTSDSLDFVVCQQGFQFFPDRGAAVGEIYRVLRGGGEVVATTWRPVAECQFFGAICRALEDIREPAIADMMRIPFDVMPGSELPPHFESAGFVNVQLDRQEMDLVLDGGIAQAIKVSYSTPIGPKLKELPDERQNQFRETFTGLLNELSPDGITMGRMVSNVVTAEKPTQRS
- a CDS encoding aldo/keto reductase encodes the protein MVSRIGLASGYGVPAAAIEKAFHEYGVNYFYVSPMLNLSNMVEATRNLSASHRDELCIVLARPYLGGFGGLRLESFVERWLKKLKLDWVDLLLQDLRPPLSQRLTDRVDRLRDNGKVRFVGMSSHKRPLFGRVASGEAKAPADFFHVRYNAVHTGAEHDVFPHLPREDRPGIVIFTATCWRKLLKPKLMPAGHHPLTAADCYRFVLSHPDVNVCVTGPSTAAQMEDNLKVLNAGPLNDEDMDRVRRIGKHIYGKE
- a CDS encoding SRPBCC domain-containing protein yields the protein MRVNDEPVVVEQTFNATVDTVWKAITEIDLMRQWYFENIPVFKAEVGFETQFNVTSEGRDFLHIWRVTEVVPLKKIAYTWKYDNYQGDAFVEFELFEQENSTKLRLTVNVLESFSEDVPEFTRESCIGGWEYFIGQRLKEYLEPSK